CAGGGTGGCAAGAGAAGGGGAGCAAATATGGGGATATTAAACTACAACCATCCGGATATTTTAGAATTTATTACTGCCAAATCAAAAGAAGGCGTATTAACCAATTTTAATATCTCGGTGGCAGTTAGTGATGACTTTATGGAGAAGGTATTAAAAAATGAAGAGTATGAACTAATAAATCCAAGGAATAACCAGGTAGTTAGCCATTTAAAAGCAAAAAATGTTTTTGATTTAATTATTACGCAAGCCTGGTCAACCGGAGACCCTGGTTTAATTTTCATTGACGAAATTAATCGCCATAATCCTACTCCCCAATTAGGTAAAATTGAGGCAACAAACCCTTGTGGTGAACAGCCCCTTTTACCTTATGAATCTTGTAATCTTGGTTCTATTAATCTGGCAAAATTAGTAAAAGAGAAGAATGGTGAAGTTTATTTTGATTGGGAAGAGTTTAGAAGGATAATTCATTTGGCGGTCCATTTTCTGGATAATGTGATTGATATAAATAGATATCCGATAAAAGAGATTGAGATAATGACCAAAGGGAATAGAAAGATTGGTTTAGGAATAATGGGTTTTGCTGATATGCTGATAAAATTAAAAATTCCTTATGATAGTGATGAGGCGTTGACTTGGGCAAGTAAAATTGCTAAATTCTTAACCGAAGAGGCAAGAAAGAAATCTTGTGAATTAGGTGAAAAAAGGGGTTCTTTTCCTAATTTTGAAAAAAGCATTTACTATAATAAATTTAAGGCGTTAAGAAATGCTACTGTAACGACAATTGCGCCCACTGGTACATTAAGCATTATTGCTGGCTGTTCCAGTGGTATTGAACCAGTATTTGCCTTATCTTATGTCCGACAGGTTATGGGTGGAATGAGATTATTTGAAATCCAAGAAGATTTTGAAAGAGTTTTAAAAGAAAGAAATCTTTATTCTAACGAATTGATTAAAGAGGTTGCCCAGGTTGGTTCAATAAAGGATTTTAAAAATATTCCGGAAGATATAAGAAGGATTTTTGTTACCGCAATGGATATTTCACCAATCTTCCAAGTTAAAATCCAAGGTGCTTTCCAAAAATATATTGATAATGCTGTTTCCAAGACAGTAAATCTACCAAATAATGCCAGTTTAGAAGATGTCCGAGAAGTATTTCTGACTGCTTGGCAATTAAAATGTAAAGGAATTACCGTCTTTCGTTACGGAAGCAAAAAAGAACAAGTGTTATACATCGCGCCGCCGGAAAGAGGAGAGTTTCTAACAATTCCCGAAAATTATTCTGGACCTTGTCCTACCGGTGATTGCGTAAGTTAGGAAAGTTAAAAAAGAGGGCAAGAATTATTATTAAAAGAGTATAAAAAGTTGCGAAAATTAAACCAATTAATAATTTCTTCTTAGAATATTTTTCTTTAGATAATAAATCTAATGTGCCTTTGTATATTAAAAGAATTCCTAAAAGATTGGTTAGCCAATAAGTTGCTATAGTTATTGGCAAGAAAAGTTTTCGAGAAATCAGAGAAAATAGAAAACCAAGAAAATAAGAAATTGGGATATTGACAAAAGCATCATTCCACCAAGAGAAAGGAGAAAGGATATAACCGATAGCTATCAAAATTCCGCTTTTTAATTTTCGCCACATAAAAAAATTTATTTATTTGGATTAAACAAAAGAAATAATGGAGGCGGCGGGAATTGAACCCGCGTCCGGAGCGTTTCGGACTTAGGCTCTACATGGTTAGTCGGTTTATTTGTCTCGCAAGGTTCTTCGCCAACCGACAGGCAGAACCTTGCCAGTTGCCTTTATTATCCAGCCTTTCTTCGGCAACGAAAGAAAGGCTTTAAGCATCCATTCGTTAACCTCAACTTAGGTCGGATGCGAACCTAAGCGAGGCTGCTGCTTTTCAATTAAGCAGCAAGTGCGTAACTACCAGTGTTGGCAGTTGTTTTTTCCTCTATTTTTTTCGGTAAAATAGAGGAAAACCGCCATGCTCCTAAGTCCCTCAATCCGCTCCGTCGAAAACCCGTTCGCCCCCATATCTAATTATCTCTAATTAAATATAGCACAAAAACTATAAAAAGTCAATAAGAATAAATGTTGATAGGGGTAGGGGGTATATATATGTAAGTTCTTATATATCAAAGACTTATATAGTGATAGGGATAACCCTATGACTATCTCCTATATAGTATCTTATAGAAATGAGTATGGTATATAAAGTTTTAATAAGAATTTTAAGTATTTATAAGATTAGAAGGGAAAGTAAAATTTATTTTATAATGCCAAGCCAATCTCTTAATAAGAAAGTGAGCCGACCAATGAGTAAGGAAATTCTTGCCATTACCGTATAGCCAAAGGAGGCACCAAAGCCAAGCATAATAAAGATAATTCCTGAGTAGGAAAGATGTTTAAGTATTCCCTTTCTTTCGGTTGAGAAGAAGAAGTAGATAATTGTCGCAATAACACCAAAGAAGATAATAATTGAAGAGATGCCATCAAAAAGGTTTAGGAAATTACTTCTTTGTAAGATTGTTGCCTTGGTCTGTTCAATGATTGATGCTTCAATTGTTCTTGGTATTGCCGCACCAGCACCATAACCTAAAACAAAGGCAATCGGAATTCTTACTAACCAAGATAATCTTGGGATAAATCTTGTAAAATATAAGGCACCAATAAAGGCAAATATTAGAAGATATAATTTCTCACCACGCGAAACAGGATTTATCAAACTGGGAACTAAAATTCTATGCCAATAGAAAGTTATCGCATAACCATTTGTTATTCCAACAAAGAGATGTTCGCAAAAGCGATAAAAGGGGTTATCTTTGTATAAGAAAGAGAAAATTCCTAATGTTAAAAGTGCTGCTATCCAAACCCAAATATCAGTACTCATTTCTTTTTTCTATAAAAATAGATTATATTTCCAATAATGATTAATATAATAATTGTAATATGGGCAGTAGTTTGGGCAGACATTGCTTCGGTTGCCTTTCTTCTTTTTGTCTTGCCGAAATGTTCTTCTAAAAGTTCTTCATATTCAGCACCACCACGCATACCAGCAAGGAGACCGGTTAATTGTCCGGAATTTAGATAAGGATAATAATCAGCAGCGGAAACTGCAGTAAAACCAGCACCAACTTTTACACCAAAAGTTGTCTGGGCATAAGTAACATACCACATCGGTATTGCTGAACCAGAAATAGAAACAACAATACCAACATCCCGATAATTTTTTATCTCTTTTAATAATGGTAAGGTATCAGTTTTATTTCCATAATAATCAACGGGAAATACTTTTGTAATACTTTCTCCCATACCAAGCAAAGGAACTAATGGTGGTGTTTGCCAACCAAGAAAGACATAATCTCTGCCATAGAGAATGCTATCTTCCCTTGTTTTTGCCTTTTCGTTAAACTCCTTTAAAACAACTTGTAAAGCATCTTCGGCTAATCCCAAACCTAATAGAGTTAGGGTCAAGACACCA
The DNA window shown above is from candidate division WOR-3 bacterium and carries:
- a CDS encoding adenosylcobalamin-dependent ribonucleoside-diphosphate reductase, with amino-acid sequence QGGKRRGANMGILNYNHPDILEFITAKSKEGVLTNFNISVAVSDDFMEKVLKNEEYELINPRNNQVVSHLKAKNVFDLIITQAWSTGDPGLIFIDEINRHNPTPQLGKIEATNPCGEQPLLPYESCNLGSINLAKLVKEKNGEVYFDWEEFRRIIHLAVHFLDNVIDINRYPIKEIEIMTKGNRKIGLGIMGFADMLIKLKIPYDSDEALTWASKIAKFLTEEARKKSCELGEKRGSFPNFEKSIYYNKFKALRNATVTTIAPTGTLSIIAGCSSGIEPVFALSYVRQVMGGMRLFEIQEDFERVLKERNLYSNELIKEVAQVGSIKDFKNIPEDIRRIFVTAMDISPIFQVKIQGAFQKYIDNAVSKTVNLPNNASLEDVREVFLTAWQLKCKGITVFRYGSKKEQVLYIAPPERGEFLTIPENYSGPCPTGDCVS